From the genome of Longimicrobiales bacterium, one region includes:
- a CDS encoding tetratricopeptide repeat protein produces MGFWKKLFSNDVQEVDYYAEGLELMSVGKYHDALTSFRLALRESPQDPSILQQVAMAYTRIGMTDQAAKTYRQVLEQKPSSAGARYGLAFLLLHDGMRDEAVTHLEQFLAAPPEGPEAQRHVEHARKTLAELRGEATAEPEPPQELSPGGEPR; encoded by the coding sequence ATGGGATTCTGGAAGAAGCTCTTCAGCAACGACGTGCAGGAAGTCGACTACTATGCCGAGGGCCTCGAGCTCATGAGCGTCGGCAAGTATCACGATGCCCTGACGTCGTTCCGTCTCGCACTGCGCGAGTCGCCGCAGGATCCGTCGATCCTGCAGCAGGTGGCGATGGCGTACACGCGCATCGGCATGACGGACCAGGCGGCGAAGACCTACCGGCAGGTGCTCGAGCAGAAGCCGAGCTCGGCTGGCGCCCGCTACGGTCTTGCCTTCCTGCTGCTGCACGACGGCATGCGTGACGAGGCCGTCACTCACCTCGAGCAGTTCCTGGCTGCGCCGCCCGAGGGGCCCGAGGCGCAGCGGCACGTGGAGCACGCGCGCAAGACGCTCGCCGAGCTGCGTGGCGAGGCCACGGCCGAGCCGGAACCGCCGCAGGAGCTGTCGCCGGGCGGGGAGCCACGATGA
- a CDS encoding OsmC family protein, protein MSDVAVSLRWRGSGLVLDATTPEGLQIALDSKRIEGASPPQLLLIALAGCTSIDIVDIATKMRVSVAGLEIAIEGDRAPEPPRRYTAIRATYRVSGVDEADRDKVRRALALSEEKYCSIRHSLAQDIEFSSTLEFV, encoded by the coding sequence ATGAGCGACGTCGCCGTCTCGCTGCGCTGGCGCGGCAGCGGCCTCGTCCTGGATGCGACGACGCCGGAAGGGCTGCAGATCGCCCTCGACAGCAAGCGCATCGAGGGGGCGTCCCCGCCGCAGCTCCTGCTGATCGCACTCGCCGGCTGCACGTCCATCGACATCGTCGACATCGCAACCAAGATGCGCGTTTCCGTGGCCGGTCTCGAGATCGCCATCGAGGGTGACCGCGCGCCCGAGCCGCCGCGCCGCTACACGGCGATCCGCGCGACGTATCGCGTGAGCGGAGTCGATGAGGCGGATCGCGACAAGGTGCGGCGGGCGCTGGCACTTTCCGAAGAGAAGTACTGCAGCATCCGGCACTCGCTGGCGCAGGACATCGAGTTCAGCAGCACGCTGGAGTTCGTGTGA
- a CDS encoding long-chain fatty acid--CoA ligase — protein MSTTDEVVTAATDPLRYAALPADLPRGTLTQLFFEAVDRDEPGALLRRELGRWQPVPHREVLDQVRTLTHALQSRLGVQRGDRVALLSENRAEWLLADFAILCAGALTVPLYATLPANQLAVILRDCGATVVFVSNAEQLAKMRELQQQYGQVEHIVVMEDDAVEGDAIGWRALLDEVRASRPDEGAFREEALRARPEDVATLIYTSGTTGTPKGVMLTHDNIWSNVYGCFTSFLMIGTDDVDLSFLPLSHSFQRMVDYGMFWVGATIAHVGNFDDVSRALVDVRPTVAAAAPRVYEKLYARILSAEGVKRRLVLWARGIALEVGQARLAGRSIGPATRLQYAVADRLVFRKVRAALGGRIRFFISGSAPLSPQVAYFFFGAGVTILEGYGLTETSPVTNVNRPDSIRIGTVGPPVPATEIRIADDGEILVRGRQVMKGYWNNLDATREAIDDEGWFHTGDIGTLDPDGLLRITDRKKELLVTAGGKNVAPQPIENAAKTSGFVAEALMIGDRRPYPILLVVPNFDLLEGWARHKGLSFGSRDELVRLPDVRRKLEEDVAKRLGEFARYETPKKVLPIERELTIERGEVTPSFKIKRRVVEKNFAERIEAMYAEPAPPDRGEHAAHA, from the coding sequence GTGAGCACGACGGACGAGGTGGTGACCGCGGCGACGGACCCGCTGCGCTACGCGGCGCTGCCCGCCGACCTGCCTCGCGGGACCCTGACGCAGCTGTTCTTCGAGGCGGTCGACCGCGACGAGCCGGGTGCGCTGCTGCGCCGGGAGCTCGGTCGCTGGCAGCCGGTCCCCCACCGCGAGGTGCTCGACCAGGTGCGGACGCTCACGCATGCGCTGCAGTCCCGGCTCGGCGTGCAGCGCGGGGATCGGGTGGCCCTGCTCTCGGAGAACCGGGCCGAGTGGCTGCTCGCCGATTTCGCGATCCTGTGTGCGGGCGCGCTCACCGTCCCGCTGTATGCGACGCTGCCGGCGAATCAGCTCGCCGTGATCCTGCGCGACTGCGGTGCCACCGTCGTATTCGTGTCGAATGCCGAGCAGCTCGCCAAGATGCGCGAGCTGCAGCAGCAGTACGGCCAGGTCGAGCACATCGTCGTGATGGAGGACGATGCGGTCGAGGGTGATGCGATCGGCTGGCGTGCGCTGCTCGACGAGGTGCGCGCCAGCAGGCCTGACGAGGGGGCGTTCCGCGAAGAGGCGCTGCGTGCGCGGCCGGAGGACGTCGCGACGCTGATCTACACGTCGGGCACGACGGGCACGCCCAAGGGCGTGATGCTCACGCACGACAACATCTGGTCCAACGTCTACGGCTGCTTCACGTCGTTCCTCATGATCGGCACCGACGACGTGGACCTCAGCTTTCTGCCGCTCTCGCACTCGTTCCAGCGCATGGTCGACTACGGCATGTTCTGGGTCGGTGCGACGATCGCGCATGTCGGCAATTTCGACGATGTCTCGCGCGCACTGGTCGATGTGCGGCCGACCGTGGCAGCCGCGGCGCCGCGGGTCTACGAGAAGCTGTACGCGCGCATCCTGAGCGCGGAGGGTGTGAAGCGCAGGCTCGTGCTCTGGGCGCGGGGCATTGCGCTCGAGGTGGGACAGGCGCGGCTCGCGGGGCGCAGCATCGGACCCGCGACGAGACTGCAGTACGCGGTGGCGGACCGGCTCGTGTTCCGCAAGGTGCGCGCGGCGCTGGGCGGCCGTATCCGCTTCTTCATCTCGGGCTCCGCGCCGCTCTCGCCGCAGGTCGCGTACTTCTTCTTCGGCGCGGGCGTAACGATCCTCGAGGGCTACGGACTCACGGAAACTTCGCCGGTCACCAACGTGAACCGGCCCGACAGCATCCGTATCGGCACGGTCGGGCCGCCGGTACCGGCGACCGAGATCCGCATCGCGGATGACGGCGAGATCCTGGTGCGCGGGCGCCAGGTGATGAAAGGCTACTGGAACAACCTCGACGCGACACGGGAGGCGATCGATGACGAGGGCTGGTTCCACACCGGCGACATCGGCACGCTCGATCCCGATGGGCTGCTGCGCATCACGGACCGAAAGAAGGAGCTGCTGGTAACAGCGGGTGGCAAGAACGTCGCGCCGCAGCCGATCGAGAATGCGGCCAAGACGAGCGGTTTCGTGGCCGAGGCGCTGATGATCGGCGATCGCCGGCCCTATCCGATTCTGCTCGTCGTGCCCAACTTCGACCTGCTCGAGGGATGGGCGCGCCACAAGGGACTGAGCTTCGGCTCGCGTGACGAGCTGGTCCGGCTGCCCGATGTGCGCAGGAAGCTGGAGGAGGACGTCGCGAAGCGTCTCGGCGAGTTTGCGCGCTACGAGACGCCGAAGAAGGTGCTGCCGATCGAGCGCGAGCTGACGATCGAGCGGGGCGAGGTGACACCGTCGTTCAAGATCAAGCGGCGCGTGGTCGAGAAGAACTTCGCCGAACGCATCGAGGCGATGTACGCCGAGCCTGCGCCGCCCGATCGCGGCGAGCACGCGGCGCACGCATGA
- the cutA gene encoding divalent-cation tolerance protein CutA, with protein MTSARVVLVTAPDMNTAETLAERLVDERLAACANIVPGIVSIYRWDEQVQRDDEVLIVLKTEQERVEALRERVVTLHPYDVPEVVVLPITEGHVPYLEWLTRSTTR; from the coding sequence ATGACGAGCGCCCGGGTCGTGCTCGTGACGGCGCCCGACATGAACACGGCGGAAACCCTGGCGGAGCGGCTCGTGGACGAGCGGCTGGCCGCGTGCGCCAACATCGTCCCCGGCATCGTTTCGATCTACCGGTGGGACGAACAGGTCCAGCGCGACGACGAGGTTCTGATCGTGCTGAAGACGGAGCAGGAACGGGTGGAGGCGCTGCGTGAGCGCGTCGTCACACTGCATCCGTATGATGTGCCCGAGGTGGTGGTGCTGCCGATTACCGAAGGCCATGTGCCGTACCTGGAATGGCTGACGCGCAGCACGACACGTTGA
- a CDS encoding tetratricopeptide repeat protein: MSSEPEEQVTQVTDASVHAAAGAEGAPEGAAGAAASGSEAADVDQVPGALAEARERADAGDVAGAIEAYRGYILNASDTAHARVELARLYESKNEWQLALEQYEAAREELDLLEATLGAASSLAALGKFEAAERELRRAARSHPSNAQVFATTGTIAFRRGQYDEAAEALKRAIDLEPDNGYSYFYRGEALNQLGRVDEALEMLERATQMLPNLGRAWYVMGILFDKKGRPQEAAAMYRKAREVAAA; the protein is encoded by the coding sequence ATGTCGTCGGAACCGGAGGAGCAGGTGACGCAGGTGACGGACGCGTCCGTGCACGCAGCGGCGGGCGCGGAAGGCGCGCCCGAGGGGGCAGCAGGTGCAGCGGCGAGTGGGAGCGAAGCAGCTGACGTCGATCAGGTGCCGGGTGCGCTGGCGGAGGCACGCGAGCGTGCGGATGCGGGCGACGTCGCCGGTGCGATCGAGGCGTATCGCGGTTACATCCTGAACGCCTCCGATACGGCGCATGCGCGCGTCGAGCTCGCACGGCTTTACGAGTCGAAGAACGAATGGCAGCTCGCGCTCGAGCAGTACGAGGCGGCACGCGAGGAGCTGGACCTGCTCGAGGCGACGCTGGGTGCGGCCTCGTCGCTCGCGGCCCTCGGCAAGTTCGAGGCGGCCGAGCGTGAGCTGCGGCGCGCTGCGCGCTCGCACCCGTCGAACGCGCAGGTGTTCGCGACGACGGGTACGATCGCGTTCCGTCGCGGCCAGTACGACGAGGCTGCAGAGGCATTGAAGCGAGCGATCGATCTCGAGCCCGACAACGGCTACTCGTACTTCTATCGCGGCGAGGCGCTGAACCAGCTCGGCCGGGTGGACGAGGCGCTGGAGATGCTCGAGCGCGCGACGCAGATGCTGCCGAACCTGGGCAGGGCCTGGTACGTGATGGGCATCCTCTTCGACAAGAAGGGCCGGCCGCAGGAGGCCGCGGCCATGTACCGCAAGGCGCGCGAGGTCGCGGCGGCGTGA
- a CDS encoding macro domain-containing protein → MIRVVHGPLEDAATAAVLWPVTAEWDAVTAAMRRFELAAGPEPAEQAHRLGELPVGSAVITGAGNLRAQFLVHAIVRSMDEPVSGHGVRRALQNGLRRIAEWAIESVAMPPLGTGAGNLDAEESAQTMITTLLEHMREAAHPSDVEIRVDSDYERDAFERALAMHGNASSAADTQ, encoded by the coding sequence GTGATCCGCGTGGTGCACGGGCCGCTGGAGGATGCCGCAACGGCGGCCGTCCTGTGGCCGGTGACGGCGGAATGGGATGCGGTCACCGCCGCCATGCGCCGCTTCGAGCTGGCGGCGGGCCCCGAACCCGCGGAGCAGGCACATCGCCTGGGCGAGCTGCCCGTGGGTTCTGCCGTGATCACGGGCGCCGGCAACCTGCGCGCGCAGTTCCTGGTGCATGCGATAGTCCGGTCGATGGATGAGCCGGTCTCGGGGCACGGCGTGCGGCGCGCGCTGCAGAACGGGCTGCGTCGCATCGCGGAGTGGGCGATCGAAAGCGTGGCGATGCCGCCGCTCGGAACGGGCGCGGGCAACCTCGACGCAGAGGAATCCGCACAGACGATGATTACGACACTGCTGGAGCACATGCGCGAGGCGGCGCATCCATCCGACGTCGAGATCCGCGTGGATTCCGATTACGAGCGCGACGCGTTCGAGCGCGCGCTCGCGATGCACGGCAACGCGTCCTCCGCCGCCGACACGCAGTAG